The Impatiens glandulifera chromosome 3, dImpGla2.1, whole genome shotgun sequence genome contains a region encoding:
- the LOC124931900 gene encoding diacylglycerol kinase 4-like: MDSPPESESARTTPRLSVIDSIKGCTLAAVHINKEDLKQRITIPKYLRLAIYDAIDSKDLTDGKRHEPYSYDDVGDPQYPCECPLVTFINSKSGGRHGPELKERLQELMGEEQIFDLQLVKPQEFVQYGLGCLEKLADNGDSCAKAIREKLRVVVAGGDGTVGWVLGCLGILHKQMREPVPPTAIIPLGTGNDLSRSFCWGGSFPFNWKSFVKTTLNKTCSGSIRHLDSWKVSILMPAGDLENLPQSMSSVEEYTFSDEGLEIGELPEKMSHYEGVCYNYFSIGMDAQVAYGFHHLRNEKPYLAQGPISNKLIYSGYSCKQGWFFTPCMYDPNLRGLRNILRMFVKKLNCSKWEHVTIPSSVRSVVALNLNNYASGRNPWGNLKQEYMEKKGFVEARVDDGLLEVFGLKQGWHASFVMTEIISAKHIAQAAEIRFEFRGGEWQEAFMQMDGEPWKQPLHKEYSTFADIKRVPFQSVMVDGHS, from the exons ATGGATTCTCCGCCGGAGTCGGAATCTGCTCGGACCACGCCTCGATTATCTGTAATTGATTCTATTAAGGGTTGTACGCTAGCCGCAGTTCATATTAACAAAGAGGATCTCAAGCAAAGGATCACCATTCCCAAATACCTCCGCCTCGCTATTTATGACGCCATCGATTCTAAGGACCTCACCGATGGCAAGCGCCACGAACCCTATTCTTATGATGACGTCGGAGATCCCCAATACCCTTGTGAATGCCCCCTCGTCACCTTCATTAATTCCAAGAGCGGGGGCCGCCATGGTCCTGAGCTGAAAGAACGGCTGCAGGAACTGATGGGCGAAGAACAG ATATTTGACCTTCAGCTTGTGAAGCCTCAAGAGTTTGTccaatatgggttgggttgccTTGAGAAGTTAGCTGATAATGGTGATTCATGTGCTAAGGCAATTCGCGAGAAGCTAAGAGTTGTG GTGGCAGGAGGTGATGGAACAGTTGGATGGGTGTTGGGATGTTTGGGGATACTTCACAAGCAAATGAGGGAGCCAGTTCCTCCAACAGCAATTATTCCTCTTGGTACAGGAAATGACTTATCGAGGAGTTTTTGTTGG GGGGGTTCATTTCCTTTTAACTGGAAATCATTTGTGAAAACAACCCTTAACAAAACTTGCAGTGGTTCAATTCGGCATCTTGACAG CTGGAAAGTTTCTATATTAATGCCTGCTGGCGATCTTGAGAACTTACCTCAATCGATGAGTTCTGTGGAGGAATATACCTTTAGTGATGAA GGACTTGAAATTGGAGAATTGCCAGAAAAAATGTCCCACTACGAGGGTGTGTGTTATAATTACTTCAGCATAG GAATGGATGCCCAAGTAGCTTACGGATTCCACCATTTACGGAATGAAAAGCCTTACCTTGCACAAGGTCCTATTTCAAACAAG CTTATCTACTCTGGATATAGCTGCAAACAAGGTTGGTTCTTCACACCATGCATGTATGATCCAAATTTAAG GGGACTTAGGAACATTTTACGTATGTTTGTCAAGAAACTCAATTGCTCTAAGTGGGAACATGTCACAATTCCTTC tagtgtcAGATCAGTAGTTGCCTTAAATCTTAACAACTACGCCAGTGGAAGAAATCCATGGGGTAATCTGAAGCAAGAATACATGGAGAAG AAAGGATTTGTTGAGGCGCGTGTTGATGATGGTCTACTAGAAGTGTTTGGGCTAAAACAAGGATGGCATGCTTCCTTTGTTATGACTGAAATCATTTCGGCTAAACATATTGCTCAG GCTGCAGAAATAAGATTTGAGTTTAGAGGTGGAGAATGGCAAGAAGCTTTCATGCAAATGGATGGAGAACCATGGAAGCAGCCCTTGCATAAGGAATATTCAACATTTGCTGATATTAAAAGAGTTCCATTTCAGTCTGTTATGGTTGATGGACACTCCTAA
- the LOC124932266 gene encoding zinc finger protein CONSTANS-LIKE 3-like — MVIPGCNDINPASLKCFPATWAITARPCDSCKSTAALLYCRPDSLFLCITCDAKLHHHHHHQKLSRHERVWICEVCEQAPASVTCKADAAALCITCDRDIHSANPLASRHERLPVSPFYDTAESILLKSSSDANLSSEPDLIGNTWLTTNTTTNPDEKLLDFDYPWSCDSVVPVQVIPIKSGEVMINTKKDSYFELDFSNPNGLLTPIPPTSVSSACLDAGVVPEGNSMCDTLNSMGKGMDREARVHRYREKRKNRRYDKMIRYASRKAYAESRPRIKGRFVKRTAVEQEEDEEEEMMGFGNRSSATATAGLLELMEAGGYGVVPSLF, encoded by the exons ATGGTGATTCCAGGTTGTAATGATATTAACCCAGCCAGTTTAAAGTGTTTTCCGGCGACATGGGCAATCACAGCTAGACCTTGCGACTCCTGCAAATCCACGGCGGCTCTTCTTTACTGCCGACCAGACTCTCTTTTCCTCTGCATAACTTGCGACGCCAaactccaccaccaccaccaccaccaaaaACTATCACGTCACGAACGTGTCTGGATCTGCGAAGTATGCGAGCAAGCGCCGGCGAGTGTCACGTGCAAGGCCGACGCCGCCGCCCTTTGCATCACGTGCGACCGCGACATCCATTCAGCTAATCCACTTGCCAGCCGTCACGAACGCCTCCCTGTTTCCCCCTTTTATGACACCGCAGAGTCCATTCTTCTCAAATCATCATCCGACGCCAACCTCTCGTCGGAGCCCGATCTCATAGGAAATACATGGTTAACAACAAACACGACAACAAACCCAGATGAGAAATTGCTCGATTTCGATTACCCATGGAGCTGCGACAGCGTTGTACCTGTTCAGGTTATTCCAATAAAATCCGGCGAAGTTATGATAAACACTAAAAAAGATAGCTACTTTGAGCTTGATTTCTCAAACCCTAATGGATTATTGACTCCGATTCCCCCCACCAGT GTTTCGTCGGCGTGTTTGGACGCCGGAGTGGTACCGGAAGGGAACTCAATGTGTGATACATTGAATTCGATGGGGAAAGGAATGGATAGAGAAGCTAGGGTTCATAGATACAGAGAAAAGAGGAAGAACAGACGGTACGATAAGATGATAAGGTACGCATCGCGTAAGGCGTATGCGGAATCGCGGCCGAGGATAAAGGGGCGATTTGTGAAACGCACGGCGGTGGAACAGGAGGAGGATGAGGAAGAAGAGATGATGGGTTTTGGTAATAGGTCGTCGGCGACGGCGACGGCGGGATTGTTGGAGTTGATGGAGGCGGGAGGATACGGCGTCGTTCCGTCTCTGTTTTGA